The sequence ACTCGCAGTCGTTCCTACTTTGGCAACATCCGTTGCGACAGTTGCTGCTTCGACTGTTTTTTCGACTTTGGAGGCTGTCGCCACTGCTTTGAGTTCTCCTGCCCCTACAAAGAACGATCCGATCGTCAGCGCGCTCTCCGTGAAGAATTTCGCTCTGCTTCTTGTATCGGCACTGTCTCCCGCAACATTCTTGCTCCATTCTGCACTGATCGCTCCGCCGATGGCTTTCCCTGTTTCGATCGGATGGGCGACTGCCTGGCCCAGTCCTTTTACCGTCTCTATCGGATGGGCTACCACACTCGCAATTCCCATCACTGTCGATTTACCGAAACTCCATGCCCCCTCTGCAATCCCTACCGTCTGATTGATGCTCCGGGCGAGTGGCGTGTCTTGCTTACGCTTGATATCCAGGCCTCTCTTGGCTTCGCTCAGGATATTTTTTGCTGAGGCTACAACTAGCTTGGCCGCGCTAACCACTGCTTTGGTCGCACTTACAGTAGCCGCTTTGGCGGTGCTTGCGATTGCTTTCGTCGTACTGGCTACAGCTTTGGCGGTGCTGGTTAATGCTTTTTTTGCCGAGGTTACTGCGGCTTTTGCTGTAGTCACTACTGTGGCTTTCGCCGTGGTTACGGCTGCCTTGGTCGCTTTAGCTGCACTTACCACTGCCGCTTTCGCTGTACTTGTCACTGCCGCCTTGACCGTTCTCACCGTGGCTTTGGTCGCGGTAACAACTGCCGACTTGGCTGTGCTCACTGCGGCTTTGGTCGAATTCACTGCCGCTTTCGCTATAGTCACCACTGCTTTCTTGGCTGTGCTCACTGCGGCTTTGGTTGTGCTTACCGCAGCTTTCGCCGTGGTTACTACTGCCGACTTGACTGTATTTACAATTGCTTTGGTCGTGCTGACCACAGCCTTCGCCGTGGAGACTGCTGCTGACTTGACTGTGCTTGCGACCGCTTTCGTCGAGCTTACTACTGCATTTTCGACACTACTTGCCGCCGCTTTCAATTTACCGAATATACCATGACCCGTCGGATCTACGAATTGAATCGGATCATTCTCAGCATACGTATATAAGTTCAAGCTCAGCCGATTTTTCTGTTCACCCCAATAGCTGTCTTCGGAAATGAATCTTCCGGTATACGGATCGTAGTAACGCGCCCGCAGATAGTACAATCCAGTCTCTCTGTCGAAAAATTCGCCTCCATACCGGATTGGTTCTTCTTTGGTCTCAATAGTCAGCGAAGAATTGCCGAATGCATCATAATCATACTGGTTGACGATTGCGCCATCCTTCGTCACCGTCTGCACAACGTCACCGTGTTCGTTATACAGGTAGTCGGTCACTTGACTCGCCTTATCAAAATGCGCAATGTAGTTAATCCCCCGGATATAACGGTTGAGCATGACGCCGCTCTCGCCCGTCTCCAGAATGACATGCTGACAGTCATACGAGTAGTTCGTTGTCTGGGCCTTATACCCGTCTTTTGAGCTGCTGACTGTCTTCTCCCGCCGCAGTCCATCTCCGTCATATTGATAGGTCAAAGTAACCCGATTTCCTGCTTTTACCTTGACTGAACTTTTCAGCCGGCGGCCCTTCTGGGCATTGGTGACTCCATCTTAGGAACCCGCCACGAAGCGCAGGAAGAAACTGAAACAACTAATTTACTTGAGTAAAGGGTAGAAGAATGGTAGAGGTCTCGCAAAAAAACAAAAAAGCGCAGCCCCGAAAATCCAGAAGCCGCGCCACATATGGTGTTTAAAGATGCTGGTGAAGGGAATTGAACCCCCGACCTACGCATTACGAGTGCGACCCAGCAGTGGTTTATAAGGTTTTGCTGAGGTTTGTAGGGCAGTAAATAACGTGTTTTTCGCGTATAGTTACTTCTAAAGTTTTATTGATATTTGCTTGTCGTTAGAAGATCGGTTAGAAGTTTTGTTAGAAGAAAAACAGCATTGCAATGCTGCCTTCCCACTAGAATATCACAGATGAAGCAGCTGCTTTACTCAACACAACATAAGGAAGTCCGGGTATTCCTCTGGTGGATATTATTGTAACGGTGCCCAGTACATTGCTTCCTCCGAAGGTACCGCTTTATACTTGGAATTTCTTGTAATAACACGTTCATGGTAGAAGTTATCTTTACAGGTCGCACGCACCGTCCCTGTTCTCTCTCTTCCTGAGTAATTCGCTGCTTATGTTCTGGTAACATCATCCTGCTACAATCTCATATACTTTCTAATTTCTTAGTCATGATATCTGCACTCCTTAATAATACTGCCAGTAATCCATATTCCCCTGCGTATTCGTTTGCTGAGGCTGCCGTGTGTCTCCCTGTGACAATTTTCCTGCTGGATCTTCTCTTTCCCAGCCTTCCAAGATTAATGCGCTCTCCGTTGGAGTTCCGGGCTTCCACTCAAGATAATTTTGCTCAAGAAGTTCCTGCATCCCTTCCCTGATCTTGGTTGGCGTTCATCCGCTTTTGGTCTCCAACTCTTGTAGTTTTGGCATATGTCCATGATGGCCCAGATGAATGTGTCATGATCATTAACAACTTTCGGGCAGTATCACTAAGCATGAAGTATCACCCTTAAGGCTCTAGGTGAGCTCTCTTTGCGTTCTATGTATCCCTTCTTCTCCAACCTTTCAATATATCCAAATACCGTCGATTTTGACGCCAGTCCCATTTCGTCAGCAATTTCCTGAACAGTTGGAGAGAATTTCAAATGATCATAAAGTGTGTTTATTGCATTCAGAGCTTCGTTTTCTCTTTTCGTTAATTCAATCATGCTATCGCCTCCTTCTTCACCGGCTGCCAAGCAAGGATACTCGCAGTCAAAAATACACGAGGTAATTGAGTAGCAATCAACTTTCAAAATAATTTCGGAAATAAGTGAAGTTCGTAGTTCTGTTTTCACATAAACTATTTAAAATATTTTTCTTTGATATGATGGCCTTACTTCGTTGCAAAAAAATCTGGGTTATACTATAATAGTCCCAGATTATAAATGGAAGGAGCATCACTTTGTCTGAAAACAATAAGAGGTTCATCATCGAGTCCTCAGACATCCGCAAACAGTTAATAAAAGAACACGTATTGAAATATGGGTCCAATACAACAGAATGGTTCAATACAAAGAGTGAAACCATAATAAATCAATATGTCGCTGAACTTCAAAAAAGATATCTAAACACTCCAGACAACCTATCTGATTTATCATCTGCGAGTGAAGTATTCAAAAAACTTAACAGTATAGATTGGGATTTTCCAGAAAATGATACTTCTTACTTGACCCATGACATACACCCTTACCCTGCAAAATATATCCCTCAAATACCATGCAATATGATTTCGGCCTTGAGTCTCCCAGGAGATATAATTTGGGATCCTTTTGGTGGTTCAGGAACAACAGCATTAGAAGCTTTATTATTAAATCGTCGATCTATAAGTACCGATGCTAATCCATTAGCAAGTATTATAGGACAATGCAAGACGATTACTTTGACGGATGAAGAACAAATTGAACTACAGTTATGTAGACAATGGCTATTTGATATCGTAGAAATAGATAATGATTATTTAGATATGAAAATACAAATACCCGATATCCCAAATATAGAAAAATGGTTTCATCATAATGCTATTCAAGAATTAGCATTAATAAAAGGACTCATAGAAAATCTTTCTCCTAGCTGTAAAGTTATTGCTCAAGTTGCTTTATCGAGGACTGTTTCAAAAGTTTCTAATCAGGAAAGTGAAACAAGGTATGCTAGTAAACCAAAAGAATTAATTAAAAAAGAAACCCTGCGCTATTTTATTGGAGATTTGGATACAGTTTTTTCAAAAGTACACGCATGTAGTAGTCTATTACAAGGTAAAAAGGCAAAATTTAGAACGTATGATTTACGAGAACAACTTAACCAAAATAGTCCTATTTTGGAGAATCAAATTGATCTTATTGTTACTTCGCCACCTTATGCGAACGTAACAGACTATCATCTATATCACAGATTTAGAATGTTTTGGCTGGGTTTTGATCCTGTCAAGTTTGGAAAGGTAGAGATTGGCTCACATTTACGCCATCAAAGAGAGAAAACTGGGTTTGAAGACTATATGTCTGAGATAACTCCCTGTTTAGAAAATTGTTTTAAGGCTCTGAAGCCCGGACGATTTGCAGTATTTGTGGTTGGAGACTCTGTATTTAATAAGATTTTATATAATACTGCAGAAGCATATATAAAAGAAGCTACACGATTAGGATTTGAATACATCGGTTTAATATCTAGAAACTTACCAACAAGCCGCAGATCATTTCAAAGCCATGCTCGAAGAGCAACAAATGAATCAATTGTCATCTTAAGAAAACCTGTTAAAGACATAGAAATACAATTGCACGAAGCACCCTACAAACTTTGGGCCTTCGAGAAAGAACTACTGCAACGTGAAATCCAGAAACTTTCTCCTAGAAATTTAACACAGTCTGGAGAAAAGGTATGGTCTGCTACTGTAAATTGCTTGAATTTAGACAAAGCAAAGAAGCTTACATTTATTCACAAAGTGACCTCTTCTGAAATTCAACCTTTGGCAACATGGCAAAGTATCGTAGAAAACGGCGATACTTTAGAAAATCAATCTTTGCGTAAAGAATCCAAATATGCAACTCATGGTATTCATGAGTATAAAGGAAAGTTTTACCCTCAATTATGTAAAAGTCTATTATCTTTATCTAATTTAAAGGAAGGAAGTACCGTCCTAGATCCATTTATGGGTAGTGGAACTACTATCCTTGAATCCTATCTTTCAGGTTATAGAGCCTATGGATGTGATATAAATCCCTTAGCTCTCAAAATTTCCAAAGCAAAAACAGAAGTCCTAAGGATGAATCCAACAATATTATTAAATACATTAAAAACCTTCTTGAGAACAATAGAACATGAAGATCCATCAACTAATTCTAATTATTTATACGGTCATCTAGACCCTCAGGCACATGCTGAACTTGAAAGCTGGTTTCCTCAAAGTGTTATTAATAAAATAGGTATATTATTCGAGAAAATTCACAAAATACCTGATAATCGTATTACAAATTTTCTTGAAGTTATAGTTAGCAATTTAATAAGAGATATATCGCAGCAAGAACCCAGTGATTTACGAATAAGAAGAAGAAAAGAACCTTTACTTGATGCTCCGGTGATAGATATGTTTAAACAAAATTTAAAAAAACAAATTTCCAAACTTGAAAGCTACTTTAATTCTGTAGATTACTCTCCTTCTTTATTTTCCAAATCCAATATATGGGCAGGTGATTGCAGAAAAATAGACAGTTTTACCTCTCATGGACTTACTGAGGGAACTATTGATGCTGTAATTACTAGTCCTCCCTATGCAACTGCATTGCCCTATATAGATACCAATAGATTAAGTCTGCTTATATTAATGAGTTTGTCCTCTAAACAAAGGGATCCTATCGAAGAGGATTTAATAGGAAGCAGAGAAATAAGAAACAAAATTAAAGGCGAATTAGAATATCGTATTGAAAGAGGAATATTTGATAATATCACCTCTACATATGCTGTTGATATTATTACTGAAATTTACAAATTAAACAAAGAATCTGATGTGGGATTCAGACGTAAAAATATGGCATCTTTACTTTATAGTTATTTCTCATCAATGACCTATTTTCTTGATAATATGCATTTTTTACTCAAGGAAAAAGGGTCAGCATTTATTGTTATAGGTAACAATACTACAAAAGCGGGTGGCAAGGATTTGATAATCGACACTGCAAAAATGTTGATTGAATCTTCAGAACAACTTGGCTTTTCGATTGAAGATAAATTCTCAATTACAGTAACTGGGGATAATAAGAAGAATAGCAGTAAATTAATAAAAGAAAATACTGTTCTTTGGTTAAGAAAATAATAATAGGAGTGATGTTTGTTACTTTTGTTACTAAAACATCACTCCTATTATTCTATATTTTCTCAAATAGCATCGGTAATAATCCCTTTGAATCTCCACTACCTATTATCTTCAAACGACAATCAGAAACTTGTTTAATAGTGAGCAAATCTATATGTGCTGCTTTCCTACGATATTTTCTGTTTATTGATTCTAAAGAAATTCCTAGTTCATCTCCCCAAAAATTTATGTCTTGGGAATAATGACTTATTCCTAAAAGATAATTATATATACCCCCATTTTTTTTATCCGTAGTTTTAAAGAAATGTGCTAACTCTCCAAACATTAATGTTCTCTTGTTTTTTATATACTCATAAGATTTAGTATCTGTCTTACTAGAGGAGGTCAAATAAACATTAAACAGAGAAGATTCTTTGAAAGGAATCATAATCTCATGGTTAAAAAAGTATTCTACCGCTCTACAGTACTCTAATACCACAGGACCCCAATCAACGTCAGGATCTTCTCCACATTTCTCATTTAAATCCTGAAACAGGAGTTCAGCCATACCTAATAATGTTTGACATTCCTTTGAAAAATAACTCCAAGTAGAGGGAAATATATAATTTTTCAAGTTATTTTTACATTTCTTTAATTCTTGAGGCTTTTCTGTTACTAATTGCTCAGCAAGTCTGTGAGCTTCATCACTTCTATTTATAATCGAAATTTCATTAATATCAGTCTCCAGTACATTTTTTAATCCTACTAGAGAATTATCTTCAATTAAGTTCCAAAAATCAATAGAAAAATCATCAAATCCATAACTCATATTATTTGGAGATACAGTACGAAGCGATAAGCTTGCTTTATCATTAGTTATCAGTCTATCATTTAAATATTCAGTGTCATTTCTTAGAAACAACTGTCCAATTGGCTGATGATTTAGAGAATTTCGGAAATTTTCAAAGTATCCCAACATTTTATATTTTTCTGTATTTGCATCTTTTCGTTGGAAATATTTAACGTTTTTCACATCACAAATCACAGTGAAGTTTGAAATACCTTGCACATTTATTAATAAATCAGGAATTCCTCTAAAGTTTGCCCCATCCTCATATTTCCATAAACTTTGAACAAGACTTGAATTCTGATAATAAATATTAATTTCGCAATCATCAGTAACAATTCTTGTCACTGATTCTCGACCTCTTTGATCTAGTGGGAAAACAACTTTTTTTAAGTTATGCTTCTCTAATCCTTTATTAAAAATAGAATTAATCATCATAGATAGGACCCAAATTTCAAAAAGCTTGTCCCATACTTTAGAACTAGAACCAAATAAAAGGACTAAATTATCAATTCCTTCATTTTCTATTGATGTCCAATGAAGAGATTTAAACCATAGGATTATATTCGAAATTTTTTTATAATCCTTGGTTTTGCCCTGCTTATTTCTTGATTGAGTCATGCTAATAAGTTGATTTAAATTTATTTTCATATATTTACTTTTTACAATCACCATCATTACAGGATGATGGAGCATATTGGCACATTCTTGAAGAAATCTTTTTTGTAATACAAACTCCCCTGATTCGTTGGGCAATGGT comes from Paenibacillus sp. 19GGS1-52 and encodes:
- a CDS encoding RHS repeat-associated core domain-containing protein, which codes for MTYQYDGDGLRREKTVSSSKDGYKAQTTNYSYDCQHVILETGESGVMLNRYIRGINYIAHFDKASQVTDYLYNEHGDVVQTVTKDGAIVNQYDYDAFGNSSLTIETKEEPIRYGGEFFDRETGLYYLRARYYDPYTGRFISEDSYWGEQKNRLSLNLYTYAENDPIQFVDPTGHGIFGKLKAAASSVENAVVSSTKAVASTVKSAAVSTAKAVVSTTKAIVNTVKSAVVTTAKAAVSTTKAAVSTAKKAVVTIAKAAVNSTKAAVSTAKSAVVTATKATVRTVKAAVTSTAKAAVVSAAKATKAAVTTAKATVVTTAKAAVTSAKKALTSTAKAVASTTKAIASTAKAATVSATKAVVSAAKLVVASAKNILSEAKRGLDIKRKQDTPLARSINQTVGIAEGAWSFGKSTVMGIASVVAHPIETVKGLGQAVAHPIETGKAIGGAISAEWSKNVAGDSADTRSRAKFFTESALTIGSFFVGAGELKAVATASKVEKTVEAATVATDVAKVGTTASKVADIVPEIVTSAPRPGRLKLDLQHFASDAEDLGKVDDFAKEPFLPDEYYKNNYAPIQGTPGDRIDFNRLGSSGQIENSRVIYDQAGKQKYRIDYTNHGNSAHHTDPHMHEYNYQDAWKSKTETKYFMDPSTGRLRQGEIDEGTNKIKFVD
- a CDS encoding MarR family transcriptional regulator — its product is MIELTKRENEALNAINTLYDHLKFSPTVQEIADEMGLASKSTVFGYIERLEKKGYIERKESSPRALRVILHA
- a CDS encoding DNA methyltransferase gives rise to the protein MSENNKRFIIESSDIRKQLIKEHVLKYGSNTTEWFNTKSETIINQYVAELQKRYLNTPDNLSDLSSASEVFKKLNSIDWDFPENDTSYLTHDIHPYPAKYIPQIPCNMISALSLPGDIIWDPFGGSGTTALEALLLNRRSISTDANPLASIIGQCKTITLTDEEQIELQLCRQWLFDIVEIDNDYLDMKIQIPDIPNIEKWFHHNAIQELALIKGLIENLSPSCKVIAQVALSRTVSKVSNQESETRYASKPKELIKKETLRYFIGDLDTVFSKVHACSSLLQGKKAKFRTYDLREQLNQNSPILENQIDLIVTSPPYANVTDYHLYHRFRMFWLGFDPVKFGKVEIGSHLRHQREKTGFEDYMSEITPCLENCFKALKPGRFAVFVVGDSVFNKILYNTAEAYIKEATRLGFEYIGLISRNLPTSRRSFQSHARRATNESIVILRKPVKDIEIQLHEAPYKLWAFEKELLQREIQKLSPRNLTQSGEKVWSATVNCLNLDKAKKLTFIHKVTSSEIQPLATWQSIVENGDTLENQSLRKESKYATHGIHEYKGKFYPQLCKSLLSLSNLKEGSTVLDPFMGSGTTILESYLSGYRAYGCDINPLALKISKAKTEVLRMNPTILLNTLKTFLRTIEHEDPSTNSNYLYGHLDPQAHAELESWFPQSVINKIGILFEKIHKIPDNRITNFLEVIVSNLIRDISQQEPSDLRIRRRKEPLLDAPVIDMFKQNLKKQISKLESYFNSVDYSPSLFSKSNIWAGDCRKIDSFTSHGLTEGTIDAVITSPPYATALPYIDTNRLSLLILMSLSSKQRDPIEEDLIGSREIRNKIKGELEYRIERGIFDNITSTYAVDIITEIYKLNKESDVGFRRKNMASLLYSYFSSMTYFLDNMHFLLKEKGSAFIVIGNNTTKAGGKDLIIDTAKMLIESSEQLGFSIEDKFSITVTGDNKKNSSKLIKENTVLWLRK